In one window of Dyella thiooxydans DNA:
- a CDS encoding energy transducer TonB — MKKNLLRLQLPLCLLALAVSSPLMAQARRVSPDKINGYWILLNRSVDVDVPNSGKNIYKPGCVAVTFTIGSDGIPRDIKAVKTIPASDLTPVAVNAVKHFTYGPSLTNRAGEPVDTYYVVPFNGPSDKAGQQALMAPCQLPGYDQN; from the coding sequence ATGAAGAAGAACCTGCTTCGCTTGCAACTGCCGTTGTGCCTGCTGGCGCTGGCCGTTTCCTCCCCGCTGATGGCCCAGGCGCGGCGGGTGTCGCCGGACAAGATCAACGGCTACTGGATCCTGCTCAATCGCAGCGTGGACGTGGACGTGCCGAACAGCGGCAAGAACATCTACAAGCCCGGCTGCGTGGCCGTCACCTTCACCATCGGCTCGGACGGCATCCCGCGCGACATCAAGGCGGTCAAGACCATCCCGGCGAGTGATCTGACGCCGGTCGCGGTCAACGCGGTGAAGCACTTCACCTACGGTCCCTCGCTGACCAACCGGGCCGGCGAGCCGGTGGACACCTACTATGTGGTGCCCTTCAACGGACCGTCCGACAAGGCCGGCCAGCAGGCCCTGATGGCCCCTTGCCAGCTGCCCGGCTACGACCAGAACTGA
- a CDS encoding class I fructose-bisphosphate aldolase produces MSIEDLESIALAMVAPGKGIIAIDESTKTIAKRFESVGIENTEENRRAYRELLLTAPGLNEHISGAILYDETIRQSTRDGVPFTQVMKKLGIIPGIKVDKGPVPLAGFPGDVVTEGLDGLRERLAEYAKLGAQFAKWRAVINISEDNPSSTAIEANCHALARYAALCQEAGLVPMVEPEVIMDGDHSIDVSYEVHEAVLRSLFNALYEQNVMLEGAILKVSMVIPGKDAEEQAEVEEVAEATVRVLKSTVPASLPGIVFLSGGQTDEQSTAHLNAMNRIGPHPWPLSFSYGRAMQQAALKLWAKDMKANYAEAQKTVAARAKENGQAALGRWTGGK; encoded by the coding sequence ATGAGCATCGAAGATCTGGAAAGCATCGCGCTGGCGATGGTCGCACCCGGCAAGGGCATCATCGCCATCGATGAGTCGACCAAGACGATCGCCAAGCGGTTCGAGTCGGTCGGCATCGAGAACACCGAAGAGAACCGCCGTGCCTACCGAGAGCTGCTGCTCACCGCCCCGGGCCTGAACGAGCACATCTCCGGCGCGATTCTCTACGACGAGACGATCCGCCAGTCGACCAGGGACGGCGTGCCGTTCACCCAGGTGATGAAGAAGCTCGGCATCATCCCGGGCATCAAGGTCGACAAGGGCCCGGTGCCGCTGGCCGGCTTCCCGGGCGACGTGGTCACCGAGGGCCTGGACGGCCTGCGCGAGCGTCTGGCCGAGTACGCCAAGCTCGGCGCGCAGTTCGCCAAGTGGCGCGCGGTGATCAACATCTCCGAGGACAACCCCAGCTCCACCGCGATCGAGGCCAACTGCCACGCGCTGGCCCGCTACGCCGCGCTGTGCCAGGAAGCCGGCCTGGTGCCGATGGTCGAGCCGGAAGTGATCATGGACGGCGACCACAGCATCGACGTCAGCTACGAAGTGCACGAAGCCGTGCTGCGCAGCCTGTTCAACGCGTTGTACGAGCAGAATGTGATGCTCGAGGGCGCCATCCTTAAGGTATCGATGGTGATCCCGGGCAAGGACGCCGAGGAGCAGGCCGAGGTCGAGGAAGTCGCCGAGGCCACCGTGCGCGTGCTCAAGTCCACCGTGCCGGCCTCGCTGCCGGGCATCGTGTTCCTCTCCGGTGGCCAGACCGACGAGCAGTCCACCGCCCACCTCAATGCGATGAACCGCATCGGCCCGCATCCGTGGCCGCTGTCGTTCTCCTACGGCCGCGCCATGCAGCAGGCGGCGTTGAAGCTGTGGGCCAAGGACATGAAGGCCAACTACGCCGAGGCGCAGAAGACCGTCGCCGCGCGCGCGAAGGAAAATGGCCAGGCCGCGCTGGGCCGCTGGACCGGCGGCAAGTAA
- a CDS encoding outer membrane protein, translated as MKKTLLALALVSAGLVAAPAAFAQSAPSDNGGWFVNGNVGRTSINKGPYDGHDTGYALNGGYRWSLSPNVALGVEAGYNDLGNIHVKNVFNSNNVVDSGRSQLHGWTAGVNGHFNLNPNWYISARTGLYAWKGHGLSNDSNPIRESLDKTSWYAGAGFGYDFTNNFSVGLNYDYFDAKKHNVDLSTDMVSVSAEYRF; from the coding sequence ATGAAGAAGACTCTGCTTGCCCTTGCCCTGGTATCTGCCGGCCTGGTCGCCGCCCCCGCCGCGTTCGCGCAGAGCGCGCCGTCCGACAACGGTGGCTGGTTCGTCAACGGCAATGTCGGCCGCACGTCCATCAACAAGGGCCCGTACGACGGGCACGACACCGGTTACGCCCTCAACGGCGGCTACCGTTGGTCGCTGAGCCCGAACGTGGCACTGGGTGTCGAGGCTGGTTACAACGATCTGGGCAACATCCACGTCAAGAACGTCTTCAACAGCAACAACGTCGTCGACAGCGGCCGCTCCCAGCTGCACGGCTGGACCGCTGGCGTGAATGGCCACTTCAACCTCAACCCGAACTGGTACATCAGCGCCCGCACCGGTCTGTACGCGTGGAAGGGCCACGGCCTGAGCAACGACTCCAACCCGATCCGCGAGAGCCTGGACAAGACCAGCTGGTACGCCGGCGCCGGCTTCGGCTATGACTTCACCAACAACTTCAGCGTCGGCCTGAACTACGACTACTTCGACGCCAAGAAGCACAACGTTGACCTGAGCACCGACATGGTCTCGGTCAGCGCCGAATACCGCTTCTGA
- a CDS encoding outer membrane beta-barrel protein, giving the protein MKKSLLAIALVSAGFGALPAFAQDTAGNTGNYQPGQAVGTGNWFLNGSVGQSHLSKGPYNDHPTTYAINGGYRWKVGPDVGLGVEIGYNDLGNFKLKNAFNSNNVNLTSQRNALRGWTAGVNGKIDVWNGLYVSGRTGIYGWKGHGYSDQDINRHNLDKVDYYAGAGVGYDINEHFGLGLSYDYYHADKDRVHLSTDTASLTAEYRF; this is encoded by the coding sequence ATGAAGAAATCCCTGCTTGCCATTGCACTTGTTTCCGCCGGTTTCGGCGCCCTTCCCGCCTTTGCACAGGACACTGCCGGGAACACCGGCAACTACCAGCCGGGCCAGGCCGTGGGTACGGGCAACTGGTTCCTCAACGGCAGCGTCGGCCAGTCCCACCTGTCCAAGGGCCCGTACAACGACCACCCGACCACCTACGCCATCAATGGCGGCTACCGCTGGAAGGTGGGACCCGATGTCGGACTGGGCGTGGAGATCGGCTACAACGACCTCGGCAACTTCAAACTCAAGAATGCCTTCAACAGCAACAACGTGAACCTGACCTCCCAGCGCAACGCGCTGCGCGGCTGGACCGCAGGCGTCAACGGAAAGATCGACGTCTGGAACGGCCTCTATGTCAGCGGCCGTACCGGCATCTACGGCTGGAAGGGCCATGGCTACAGCGACCAGGACATCAATCGGCACAACCTCGACAAGGTCGACTACTACGCCGGCGCCGGCGTCGGCTACGACATCAACGAGCACTTCGGCCTGGGCCTGTCGTATGACTACTACCACGCCGACAAGGACCGGGTGCACCTGTCCACCGACACGGCATCGCTGACTGCCGAATACCGGTTCTGA
- the tkt gene encoding transketolase has translation MTTRRELANAVRALAMDAVQAANSGHPGMPMGMADIAEVLWNDFLHFNPANPKWPNRDRFVLSNGHGSMLQYALLHLTGFDLPMSELKRFRQLHSKTAGHPEASETPGVETTTGPLGQGLANAVGMALAEKVLAAHFNRPGHTVVDHHTYVFLGDGCLMEGISHEVASLAGTWGLGKLVAVYDDNGISIDGEVHGWFTDDTPGRFEAYGWNVIRHVDGHDAEAVKAAIAQATAQSAKPTLICCKTIIGFGSPNKQGKEESHGAALGKDEVAAAREQLGWKYPPFEIPAEIYAGWDHKAKGAAAEQAWKDAFAAYAKAHPELAAEFERRLRGELPADWAEKSQAYVARLQAEGPEVASRKASQMTLDAFGPLLPELIGGSADLAGSNLTKWKGSKDAGNGDSAGGQGNYVYYGVREFGMSAIANGLALHGGFIPYDATFLVFSDYARNAVRMSALIPAQAIHVYTHDSIGLGEDGPTHQPVEHLASLRYIPNNHVWRPCDAVESAASWKAAIERKGLPSCLVFSRQNLKHQQRTAEQVADIARGGYVLSDPADARFQAILIATGSEVELAMEAMRTLAQQGMAVRVVSMPCTEVFDAQPQAYREAVLPGWCRARVAVEAATADFWRKYVGLDGEVVGMSSFGASAPAPQLFEHFGITVSHVVDAVKSTIK, from the coding sequence ATGACCACCCGCCGCGAACTCGCCAATGCCGTGCGCGCCCTCGCCATGGACGCCGTGCAGGCGGCCAATTCCGGCCACCCGGGCATGCCGATGGGCATGGCCGATATCGCCGAAGTGCTGTGGAACGATTTCCTGCACTTCAACCCGGCCAACCCGAAATGGCCGAACCGCGACCGCTTCGTGCTCTCCAACGGGCACGGCTCGATGCTGCAGTACGCGCTGCTGCACCTGACCGGCTTCGACCTGCCGATGAGCGAGCTCAAGCGCTTCCGCCAGCTGCATTCGAAGACCGCGGGCCACCCGGAAGCCAGCGAGACCCCCGGGGTGGAGACCACCACCGGCCCGCTCGGCCAGGGCCTGGCCAATGCGGTGGGCATGGCGCTGGCCGAGAAGGTGCTGGCTGCGCATTTCAATCGCCCCGGCCATACGGTGGTCGATCACCACACCTACGTGTTCCTCGGCGACGGCTGCCTGATGGAGGGCATTTCGCATGAAGTGGCTTCGCTGGCCGGCACCTGGGGGCTGGGCAAGCTCGTGGCGGTCTACGACGACAACGGCATCTCCATCGACGGCGAGGTGCACGGCTGGTTCACCGACGACACCCCAGGCCGTTTCGAGGCCTACGGCTGGAACGTGATCCGCCACGTCGACGGCCACGACGCCGAGGCCGTCAAGGCGGCGATCGCGCAGGCCACCGCGCAGTCCGCCAAGCCGACCCTGATCTGCTGCAAGACCATCATCGGTTTCGGTTCGCCGAACAAGCAGGGCAAGGAAGAGAGCCACGGCGCCGCGCTGGGCAAGGACGAGGTGGCTGCCGCGCGCGAGCAGCTCGGCTGGAAGTACCCGCCGTTCGAGATCCCGGCCGAGATCTACGCCGGCTGGGACCACAAGGCCAAGGGTGCCGCTGCCGAGCAGGCCTGGAAGGACGCCTTCGCCGCCTACGCCAAGGCGCACCCGGAACTGGCCGCCGAGTTCGAGCGTCGCCTGCGCGGCGAGCTGCCGGCGGACTGGGCCGAGAAGTCGCAGGCCTACGTCGCCAGGCTGCAGGCCGAAGGGCCGGAAGTGGCCTCGCGCAAGGCCTCGCAGATGACGCTGGACGCGTTCGGTCCGCTGCTTCCGGAACTGATCGGCGGCTCGGCCGACCTGGCCGGCTCCAACCTCACCAAGTGGAAGGGCAGCAAGGATGCCGGCAACGGTGACAGCGCGGGTGGCCAGGGCAACTACGTCTACTACGGTGTGCGCGAGTTCGGCATGAGCGCGATCGCCAACGGCCTGGCGCTTCACGGCGGCTTCATCCCGTACGACGCGACGTTCCTGGTGTTCTCCGACTACGCGCGCAATGCAGTGCGCATGAGCGCGCTGATCCCGGCGCAGGCAATCCACGTCTACACCCACGACTCGATCGGCCTGGGCGAGGACGGTCCGACCCACCAGCCTGTCGAGCATCTCGCCAGCTTGCGCTACATCCCGAACAACCACGTGTGGCGTCCCTGCGATGCGGTCGAGTCGGCGGCTTCGTGGAAGGCGGCGATCGAGCGCAAGGGCCTGCCCAGCTGCCTGGTGTTCTCGCGCCAGAACCTCAAGCACCAGCAGCGCACGGCCGAGCAGGTGGCGGATATCGCGCGCGGCGGCTACGTGCTGTCCGATCCGGCCGACGCGCGCTTCCAGGCGATCCTGATCGCCACCGGCTCGGAAGTCGAACTGGCGATGGAGGCGATGCGCACCCTGGCCCAGCAGGGCATGGCGGTGCGTGTGGTCTCGATGCCGTGCACCGAGGTGTTCGATGCCCAGCCGCAGGCCTACCGCGAGGCGGTGCTGCCGGGCTGGTGCCGCGCCCGCGTGGCGGTGGAGGCAGCCACGGCCGACTTCTGGCGCAAGTACGTCGGGCTGGATGGCGAGGTGGTCGGCATGAGTTCGTTCGGTGCGTCGGCGCCGGCGCCCCAGCTGTTCGAGCACTTCGGCATCACCGTCAGCCACGTGGTGGATGCGGTCAAATCGACAATCAAGTAA
- a CDS encoding ABC transporter permease, with the protein MDIAAGMRRYQLVGLLGWQDVLQRYRRSALGPFWLTISMGVMIGTIGIVFGEIFKASLKDFLPFLAAGMILWSFIAAVVTEGCVSFISADAIIKQLPIPLFVHVLRMIWRNILILGHNIVIFPLVLLAVGRPLGWEALVSIPGFILVVVNLTWVSLLMGIFCARYRDLPQIVGNVLQVLFYLTPIMWVPSSLPHHIGRFLLNLNPVYHLLAVARSPLLGELPTTSDWVVSIALALLGWMAALLVYGRYKRRIAYWL; encoded by the coding sequence ATGGATATAGCCGCAGGCATGCGGCGCTATCAGTTGGTCGGTTTGCTTGGTTGGCAGGACGTCCTCCAGCGCTATCGCCGGTCGGCGCTCGGTCCGTTCTGGTTGACGATAAGCATGGGAGTCATGATCGGCACCATTGGGATTGTCTTCGGCGAGATCTTCAAAGCGTCGCTCAAGGACTTTCTGCCGTTCCTTGCTGCAGGAATGATCTTGTGGAGTTTCATCGCAGCAGTGGTCACAGAAGGCTGCGTCAGCTTCATCTCTGCCGATGCCATCATCAAGCAGCTTCCTATTCCCCTGTTCGTCCACGTGTTGCGCATGATTTGGCGCAATATCCTGATCCTGGGGCACAACATTGTGATCTTCCCCCTGGTTCTTCTGGCCGTGGGCCGGCCACTTGGGTGGGAGGCGTTGGTCAGTATTCCCGGCTTCATTCTCGTGGTCGTGAACCTGACCTGGGTCTCGCTTTTGATGGGCATATTTTGCGCACGTTACCGGGACCTGCCGCAGATTGTCGGAAACGTACTGCAGGTGTTGTTCTATCTGACCCCGATCATGTGGGTGCCATCGAGTTTGCCGCACCACATTGGCCGCTTCCTGCTCAACCTCAATCCGGTTTATCACCTCTTGGCCGTTGCGCGGTCGCCACTGCTGGGCGAGTTGCCCACGACCAGCGATTGGGTCGTGTCCATCGCGCTGGCATTGTTGGGTTGGATGGCAGCGCTGCTGGTCTATGGCCGCTACAAGCGCCGCATCGCCTACTGGCTTTGA
- a CDS encoding ABC transporter ATP-binding protein, with product MALIDFKNVSVDFPIYNASGRSLKKHIMQVATGGQLGANDQGRVIVRALENLSFTFRDGDRVGLVGHNGAGKSTLLRLLSGVYEPSSGIARMEGEVGSLLDISLGIDAEATGRENIYIRGALLGLKRGEVTRQIDEIIQFSELGDFVDMPVRTYSTGMHMRLAFAVSTVVRPQILLMDEWLSVGDEGFRHKAEARMTEVVQSTNILVIASHSRDLIMHTCNRVIWLEHGKLRMDGDPATVTAAYFGG from the coding sequence ATGGCACTTATCGATTTCAAGAATGTCAGCGTCGATTTTCCGATCTACAACGCAAGTGGTCGCTCGCTAAAAAAGCACATCATGCAGGTGGCCACCGGTGGCCAGTTGGGTGCCAACGATCAGGGGCGTGTGATCGTCCGTGCGCTGGAAAACCTGAGCTTCACATTCAGGGACGGTGATCGGGTTGGGCTGGTAGGCCACAACGGCGCCGGCAAGAGCACCTTGCTGCGCTTGCTGAGTGGAGTGTACGAGCCGTCTTCCGGTATCGCCCGCATGGAGGGCGAGGTCGGTTCGCTATTGGACATTTCGCTTGGTATCGATGCCGAAGCGACCGGTCGTGAAAACATCTATATCCGGGGGGCGTTGCTGGGTCTCAAGCGAGGCGAGGTTACGCGCCAGATCGACGAGATCATCCAGTTCTCCGAGCTCGGCGATTTCGTCGACATGCCGGTACGCACCTATTCCACCGGCATGCACATGCGCCTCGCCTTCGCGGTGTCCACCGTGGTGCGACCACAGATATTGCTGATGGACGAATGGCTGTCGGTGGGCGACGAGGGCTTCAGGCACAAGGCTGAGGCACGCATGACCGAGGTTGTGCAGTCGACCAATATCCTGGTCATCGCCAGCCATTCGCGCGACCTGATCATGCACACGTGTAACCGCGTGATATGGCTGGAGCACGGAAAGCTGCGCATGGATGGAGACCCGGCCACAGTGACTGCGGCGTATTTCGGCGGATGA
- a CDS encoding acetyltransferase, whose amino-acid sequence MKKGVVVVGAGGHAKVCVELLRAMGVQVDYCIGSGDGGAETCVGVPVLHGDEHIRRLREEENYQDAFVAIGSNRLREKLAGKAVSQGYRLVNAISPLAVISPSVRLGGGIAIMAGATINADSAIGDLAIINTGATVDHDCRIGRAVHIAPQCGLAGNVTVGDGSMLGIGCKVIPEQSIGNNVVLGAGSVVIASIPDGVTAVGVPARIIRQ is encoded by the coding sequence ATGAAAAAGGGAGTCGTCGTCGTCGGTGCGGGCGGGCACGCCAAGGTTTGCGTGGAATTGCTTCGCGCCATGGGGGTCCAGGTCGACTACTGCATTGGCAGTGGCGACGGCGGTGCGGAGACGTGTGTCGGTGTGCCGGTCCTGCATGGGGACGAGCACATCCGCCGGTTGCGTGAAGAAGAGAATTACCAGGATGCCTTTGTCGCGATCGGCTCGAACCGACTTCGTGAAAAGCTTGCGGGGAAGGCGGTTTCGCAAGGCTACCGCCTGGTCAATGCCATCAGTCCGCTGGCGGTGATCTCGCCAAGCGTCCGACTGGGTGGCGGCATAGCCATCATGGCGGGCGCCACGATCAACGCCGATTCGGCGATTGGCGACCTTGCGATCATCAATACCGGGGCAACCGTGGATCACGATTGCCGCATTGGCCGCGCCGTCCACATCGCTCCGCAATGCGGTTTGGCGGGCAACGTGACGGTGGGCGACGGCAGCATGCTGGGAATCGGCTGCAAAGTCATTCCCGAGCAATCCATCGGCAATAACGTGGTGCTCGGTGCGGGAAGCGTGGTCATTGCGTCGATCCCGGACGGTGTCACCGCGGTCGGCGTGCCAGCAAGAATCATCAGGCAATGA
- a CDS encoding DegT/DnrJ/EryC1/StrS family aminotransferase, which yields MKRISVAQPRLGGNEKKYVLDCLDTNWISSNGKYIGAFEESFAEFCGVKHAIATNNGTTALHLALVALGLQPGDEVIVPTVTYIATANAVRYCGATPVLVDVCADTMNIDPAAIEAKITPRTRGIIPVHLYGHPAQMDVINEIAQRHGLWVVEDAAEAHGAEVQGRRVGGLGTCATFSFFGNKIVTTGEGGMVTTNDAELARTLRLYRGQGMDLQRRYWFPVVGYNYRMTNIQAAIGLAQMEGIDTALAERERLAGWYADALSALGDRIVLPVRRDGAKEVYWMYNIFLRDATEEQRDAVMRRMDEMGIETRPVFYPMHVMPPYRESATYPVADLWSPRGINLPTHQDLTREDVQRVAESLAAAMA from the coding sequence ATGAAACGCATTTCTGTGGCACAGCCCCGGCTGGGCGGCAACGAGAAGAAATATGTGCTCGATTGCCTGGACACCAACTGGATCTCGTCGAACGGCAAGTACATCGGGGCGTTCGAGGAGAGCTTCGCGGAGTTCTGCGGGGTGAAGCACGCGATCGCCACCAACAACGGCACCACGGCGCTGCACCTGGCGCTGGTGGCGCTGGGGCTTCAGCCTGGCGACGAGGTCATCGTACCTACGGTGACCTACATCGCCACTGCGAACGCGGTTCGCTACTGCGGGGCCACGCCGGTCCTGGTCGATGTGTGCGCCGACACGATGAACATCGATCCGGCGGCCATCGAAGCGAAGATCACGCCGCGCACGCGCGGGATCATCCCCGTTCACCTCTACGGGCATCCGGCGCAGATGGACGTGATCAACGAGATCGCCCAGCGGCACGGCCTGTGGGTGGTGGAAGATGCCGCCGAGGCCCATGGCGCCGAGGTGCAGGGGCGCCGGGTGGGCGGGCTGGGAACCTGCGCGACCTTCAGCTTCTTCGGCAACAAGATCGTGACTACCGGCGAAGGTGGCATGGTGACCACCAACGACGCCGAACTGGCCAGGACGCTGCGCCTGTACCGCGGCCAGGGCATGGATCTGCAGCGCCGCTACTGGTTTCCGGTGGTGGGATACAACTACCGGATGACCAACATCCAGGCGGCCATCGGGCTGGCCCAGATGGAGGGTATCGACACCGCGCTGGCGGAACGGGAGCGACTGGCGGGGTGGTACGCCGACGCGCTTTCCGCGCTTGGCGACCGGATCGTCCTCCCCGTCCGGCGCGATGGAGCCAAGGAGGTGTACTGGATGTACAACATCTTCCTGCGCGATGCGACCGAGGAGCAGCGCGATGCCGTGATGCGCCGGATGGACGAGATGGGTATCGAGACGCGGCCGGTGTTCTACCCGATGCACGTCATGCCGCCGTATCGCGAAAGTGCCACCTACCCGGTGGCCGACCTGTGGAGCCCGCGCGGCATCAACCTGCCCACCCACCAGGACCTCACCCGCGAGGACGTTCAGCGAGTGGCTGAAAGCCTCGCTGCCGCGATGGCCTGA
- a CDS encoding glycosyltransferase family 4 protein: protein MRIALCSTYVPFINGGARNIVEWLQAMLEREGHEVERVYLPQWDAPDLLFQQMAAFRWIDLSAADRVICFRPQAHLIDHPHKILWFIHHIRVFYDLWDSDYRGFPDDERHRGVRDALFAADNMALLEAQQVFTNSKVVSARLRQFNGVDSEVLYPPVFAPERFTCRGFSDEVVYICRMEHHKRQHLLVEAMKYTRTPVRLRLCGRSSNAGYNRQLSEAIRDHALDQRVVLDDRWISEEEKVDLLADCLAAAYLPLDEDSYGYPSIEASHASKAILTTTDSGGVLELVNDGINGLVAEPDPRALARAMDALYSDRERTRSMGEAAQARLVELNISWSHVLQRLLA from the coding sequence ATGCGAATAGCGCTGTGCTCGACCTATGTGCCGTTCATCAACGGAGGGGCCCGCAACATCGTCGAGTGGTTGCAGGCGATGCTCGAGCGCGAGGGGCATGAGGTCGAGCGTGTCTACCTGCCCCAGTGGGACGCGCCGGATCTGCTTTTCCAGCAGATGGCGGCATTCCGGTGGATCGACCTGAGCGCCGCGGACCGGGTCATCTGCTTCCGGCCGCAGGCGCACCTGATCGATCACCCGCACAAGATCCTCTGGTTCATCCACCACATCCGTGTTTTCTACGACCTGTGGGACAGCGATTATCGCGGTTTCCCCGATGACGAGAGGCACCGGGGAGTTCGCGATGCGCTGTTTGCTGCCGACAACATGGCACTGCTCGAGGCGCAGCAGGTTTTCACCAACTCGAAGGTGGTCTCCGCCAGACTCAGGCAGTTCAACGGCGTCGACAGCGAGGTGCTCTATCCCCCCGTATTCGCGCCCGAGCGCTTCACGTGCCGGGGCTTCAGCGACGAGGTGGTCTATATCTGTCGTATGGAGCATCACAAGCGACAGCATCTGCTTGTCGAAGCCATGAAATACACGCGTACGCCGGTCCGGCTGAGGCTCTGCGGCCGAAGTTCCAACGCCGGCTATAACCGCCAGTTGAGCGAGGCGATCCGCGACCATGCGTTGGACCAACGGGTAGTCCTCGACGATCGCTGGATCTCCGAGGAGGAAAAGGTCGACCTGCTCGCCGACTGCCTGGCCGCGGCCTATCTGCCGCTGGACGAGGATTCCTACGGGTATCCAAGCATCGAGGCGAGCCACGCAAGCAAGGCCATCCTGACCACGACCGATTCCGGTGGTGTGCTCGAGCTGGTCAACGACGGCATCAATGGCCTCGTCGCCGAGCCCGATCCACGGGCGCTCGCCCGTGCGATGGATGCGCTGTATTCCGATCGGGAGCGGACCCGAAGCATGGGCGAAGCCGCGCAGGCCAGGCTGGTCGAGCTCAATATCTCCTGGTCGCATGTGTTGCAGAGGCTGCTGGCGTGA
- a CDS encoding glycosyltransferase family 4 protein, with amino-acid sequence MKVLVVNNMAPFVWGGAEELAVHLQRNLVAAGHESEILRIPFQWEPATRIPSQMLMVRALELFNVDRVIALKFPAYLIRHPHKTLWLLHQYRQAYDLFDAGQTNLPAGEQGDELRALIRHADDESFRESRRIFTNSEVTRDRLARYNGFDAGLLLPPINDPHLFTGGPPGEYIFAGGRINDMKRQHLLLEALCHADPGVKLVIAGPPDTPADARRLVETVERLGLQDRVQLDLRFLPRETYAGYVNGALAVAYLPFDEDSLGYVTMEAATAGKALITTTDSGGVLGLVRDKDTGLVAKPHAASLGDAMSALWQDRALARICGNAAREHWISFGADWPQTIEALLQ; translated from the coding sequence GTGAAGGTCCTCGTCGTGAACAACATGGCACCGTTCGTCTGGGGTGGCGCCGAGGAGCTGGCCGTCCACCTGCAGCGGAACCTGGTGGCCGCCGGACACGAATCGGAAATCCTGCGTATCCCGTTCCAATGGGAACCGGCGACGCGTATCCCATCGCAGATGCTGATGGTGCGTGCACTGGAACTGTTCAATGTCGATCGGGTGATCGCCCTGAAGTTTCCGGCCTACCTGATTCGCCATCCGCACAAGACGCTGTGGCTGTTGCACCAGTACCGGCAGGCCTACGATCTTTTCGACGCCGGCCAGACCAACCTGCCTGCCGGCGAGCAGGGAGACGAATTGCGCGCCCTGATCCGCCATGCGGACGACGAGAGTTTCCGCGAGAGCCGGCGCATCTTCACCAACTCCGAAGTCACCCGCGATCGCCTGGCCCGCTACAACGGATTCGATGCCGGGCTGCTGCTGCCACCGATCAACGATCCACACCTCTTCACCGGTGGTCCTCCAGGCGAGTACATCTTTGCCGGCGGGCGCATCAACGACATGAAGCGCCAGCACCTCCTGCTCGAAGCCCTGTGCCACGCAGATCCTGGCGTGAAGTTGGTGATCGCCGGTCCCCCGGACACGCCGGCCGACGCCCGGCGGCTGGTCGAGACCGTGGAGCGCCTTGGCCTGCAGGATCGGGTGCAGCTCGATCTGCGCTTCCTTCCCCGCGAAACCTACGCCGGCTACGTCAATGGGGCATTGGCCGTGGCCTACCTCCCGTTCGACGAGGACTCGCTAGGCTACGTCACCATGGAGGCGGCGACGGCGGGCAAGGCACTGATCACGACCACCGATAGCGGTGGCGTGCTGGGCCTGGTTCGCGACAAGGACACCGGACTGGTTGCCAAACCCCACGCCGCGTCCCTCGGTGACGCGATGTCGGCCCTGTGGCAGGACCGGGCGCTGGCGCGGATCTGTGGCAATGCGGCGAGGGAACACTGGATCAGCTTCGGCGCCGACTGGCCCCAGACCATCGAGGCATTGCTGCAATGA